The genome window GAGTGCTAGTGCTACTGCAGAGTACTAAACGATTTTAATTGCACTCAAATATCCAGATATTTAACTAAGCTAATTTCATGTGTACGCCGTATATTTTTAGTTAAATCTCGAGAGtaataatatatgcatatataagtGCATTTAATAGTTAAAAGTATGAGTACGGTTAGGTAAGATTATGTCTCTAATTTATTTAGACGTATGCTATaacatattaatatatatatagagagagagatgtaAATATGATATACGCAAGTGAGTACGTGTGTAGGCATGACTTATAATAAAAAACGATAACTAAACTGCAAATGCACAAATGGCACGAAAAAACTACTACTACTACACGGtttgagaaaaaggaaaatcgAATCTCTCCTCAATGCAAAGGGACAAAACCGTAGTTTCTTACTGAGTTACGACTGCCTCTTCTGCCCTTTTCGCTTTCCTTTCCCTCTGTTCCTCATGCGCGTGCGCGTGCATATGCATGGCGATTTCCGTCGACGTCGTGATGCTGACGATGACGACGCTTGTGACGGCAGTCTGGAGATGGAGGCGTCTCGTCTCGCGTACGAGTTGGGGCATGGGATTCCTTTCCAAACTGGGTCGGAGCCTGAATGTTCAGAACCCAGGCCCAACAACGCGGACCTGACAGTGGGCCCACTTGTTCCTCAATGGATAATAATACCGTATGGGCCGCAGGAGGAGATTGTTTCGGTCGTGCGTGTATGGGCCGATACCCGCGTGGAATCCAATCCGGCAGCCCGCCGTGTCCAGACTCCGGATCAGCCACGGCGGTTCGTCACCCCACCCGGAACCGCCAAAAAGCAAGCCACAAAcggcaaaaacaaaagaaaaaattggaaaaaactCGGGCTCCCGTGTCTGCCCGCTCTCTCGAcgatttcttcatctccctccATTTTGCCCCCTCTTGTCTTTTTAGGGTTTTCTTCAGCTCTAGTCTCCGCACCTCCCTCCCCAATTCCGCGCCCCCGATTCGCGCGATCTCCATTGCCATGGTCTCCGGCGTCGCGCACCGCCCGGACGAGGACGGCGCCGCCCagcgtccgccgccgccggcgggggCCGGCGCCCGGGCGTCCCTGGGCACGCCGACGCCCTCCGGCGGCGCGTACTCCGCGTCCACCAGCGGCGGGAGCGCTGGCTCGCCGTCCAGTCGCAGCGAGCAGCACGCACCCGACGGTGCtgggaagggggcggcggccccggcggcggcgtccACGCCGGCCAGCGAGAGCACGTTCCTCCGCCTCAATAACCTCGACATCAACGGAGACGACGCGCCTTCGTTGCAGGCTCCTGCGAGGTTCGTGAACCCGATTTGCTCGGCTTGCCAGTTTTCGCTATCTGTTGGTTCAGTGTTTTATTAGAAACTTGTGGGGACTGGATACAGATCACGTAGTGATGTGAAGTCGCGAATGCTGGTCTGTGGAGTTGTATTTGCTCGTTATTTGAATTAAGGTGAGGTTTGGTTGTTGTTTGGGTTGAGCGTGATTGGTGAAGCCTAGTTTGCTCATATTTCGATCTGCAACCATGATTTACACGAGATGATGTTTTTAGATTATGTCTTGTAGATTGGCCGTTCTGATTGTGTTGAGTTACGGAACATGGATCGTAGCAGCTAGTGATGTACTGTCAGTCCTGTGGATTTATCTATGATGTTGCTGCTTGTAGGTCGGCTAAACGGACTTTCTTTAGAGTGTATTCATATTTTATTATAGTAACTAAACGTTGGAAATTCAAAGCAGAAGTTTCTACTTCTTAAGAATATTCTGTATCCTTTCGTTTAGTTGCTTATCTACTGGTCTGGTGCACTCTAAAACtgcagaaagaagaaaaagagaggagcACGGGCAGTTGGTCCTGATAAAGGTAACCGGGGATTGCGCCAGTTTAGTATGAAAGGTGAGGAAGCAACAGAATGCAAATGCAAATACCCACGGAGCATAACTAGTATTCTTTCTCTGTTTCCATCATAATTATACattcattttgctattcatttaAGGGGTCCTTGTTTAGTGAATGGTACAAAAGTACACCGAATGCAAACTATCATAGGTGTCTTGATGTGTTCTGTTTGTTCTTTTGCAGTTTGTGAGAAAGTTGAAAGTAAAGGGAGGACAACATATAATGAGGTTAGTGCTTTGTTATTTCTACTATCCCGAACTTTCTTGTTGTGATGCAAGTCATGTATTAGAGATCACATGGGTTTACTTTTCTGAACTAGGAAACAACAAGTTTACATATTTGAGTTCCCGATTCCTTAGCATGTATAAGTTTGCTATTTCTTGATCTTTGAAGATTTGATCCATTATTTTTAAAGGGGGTAAGGATTTACACTTTAAAACCTATTAGCATTATCTGTACCTGGCAGAACTTGCAATTAATCATTAAGCCGGCATGTTCATGCAGGTCTCATGCATGTGAACTGCTCTACTTGTCGTCTTGCTGCATCAGTTTTTCAAGTGAGGGTTAACACCGTGCACTATGTAAAACTTGATAGCATTGTCTATAGGTTGAATTTGGCCATTGATCATCAAGAGATCAACCAACTTGTTTCTCTAGTGCCCCTGGTTTCATGTCCATGCTACCTGATGTGGTCttgtactccctccggtcataaataaatacatgatattttggACAAGGTCCggtcaaacttttgaaactttgaccatcaataacttctgaaatatttagtttcaaaacatgaaaattatatgtgtgGATTTGTCTTCAAGAatatttcataatattataaacttattggattatatattctagttgaaaatagtggtcaaaggtACACATCGAAGACTATGTTGTGTccaaaacgtcaagtattttTTATTGGAGGGAGTACCAATTTAGGAACATGGAATAGGAGTGTTACtactgttttttttaaaaacttttgtGTGTCCAAATTTTCATCGATGATACTAAATTTTAGAATTCATGCATTTCGTTTTTCTTTGTCAGGTGGCAGATGAACTTGTCGCTGAGTTTTCTGATCCCAGTAATAATATTGAATCACCCGATCCTGATAATCCCAACGCAGTTAAGAACTATGACTTCTCCCTAGCatcaattatttatttaattggATATGTGCTCAGTCCTTTATGTTAAAATGCAGCAACaatatgatgagaaaaatatacGAAGAAGAGTTTATGACGCTTTGAATGTTCTGATGGCTATGGATATTATATCTAAAGATAAAAAGGAGATCCAGTGGAAGGGCTTGCCTCGGACTAGTATAAATGATATTGAAGAATTGAAGGTTTATTTCACCTTTGTGCTGTGAACATATTGAAATTCAGTATACTTTTGGTAGTTTTATTCATCGCTTCGTACCTTTTTACAGACGGAGCTTGTCGGACTGAAAGGTAGGATTGAGAAGAAAAGTGCTTACTTGCAGGAGCTACAAGACCAAGTAAGGATACGACCTTAGTCCCCCACCCCCTCCTCATCTGTTTCATACACATAAAATTTTATATGGAACAGTCCCCAAACCAAAAGAGTTGATTGTGCTGTGGTCTTCGTTTCATGGTTTAACTGTTACAGAAGATTATTGCAGTTAAGAGTGAAGACATAATCGTGTGCCATGCTTTGAATTTCATCTGTAGATTGAACAGATACTTTTTTTTACTGGTATACAACGTACAATTGTCTCAGGCTGCATACTTTAGGGTAACTCACTGTTTTCTGCGCATGTATTTCACTTTTGGACCTTTGGCATTTGTGATATTCCATGCTTCGTAAAAACTACACTTTGTTTCTGTCGTGGTGTGTGCTGGTTTAGATTTGAAGAATACATCTGTCATATACAGTTGAATATCATGTTCACTATACTGGAAGCAGGTTTGGATCCTGGACCAGCTGTTAGAAACCGGATATCCGCTAGAAAAATTGTGACATGGTTGATATCGATCAGGAACCAGTTCCAAAACTGGAATTCCCACTCTCTGGTTTTACCGAGAACCTGATGTCCCGCCAGCATTCTAAACGTATTTGTCACAGTATTTGTGTGCAGAAAATgtttctaacaattgttacttTAGATTTGACGTTTGCTCTTTCTTACATCTAACATTTTTATCACCTGCTTAATTTGTGATCTGCATAATCATTGGGTTTTTTCCCCTGTCATATCAAGTATGTAGGTCTGCAAAACTTGGTTCAACGAAATGAGCAGTTATACGGTTCAGGAAACACACCTTCAGGTGGAGTGGCTTTGCCATTTATCCTGGTCCAGgtgaatactatttggatacTATGCTTAGTTCTTTCTTTGTACATAGTGGTGGGTCAAGAGGAAGTGAGCTCTAGTACCTTCTGCACATAATTCAGAGCTTAATGCCAGGGATCCCTTTTTCCTTTGAATGCAGACACGACCTCATGCAACTGTAGAAGTCGAGATATCAGAAGATATGCAATTGGTGCATTTTGACTTCAATAGGTAAGACAAGAATTCTTTTATTCCTCCCTCCTGGACACCCAGAGTTTTCCAAGATACACGATGAGCCTCTTCTTGCTTTTGTCCAATGTAGTCAAGGTTGGTTACAAATATGTGCAGTACCTAAACATCATGTCCATTGTTGTTGAACTTGAAAATTATTTGCTTTTTCTGCTGACTATTATCTTAGAATAAATATTTGACACACTGAAACTAGGCTCTAATTTTTAACCAGGAGGTCCgctgaaataattttttagtttggaGGTGATGCAAATACGATCATGCAAGTACGATCATACACAACACCTTTGGTCTCGCTAGTcgctatataaaatataatttatgtTGTCACTACTAGTCCTTTTGTGCCTGTAGTGTATGAATTCCTGCATAATGAGGTGCACCAGCATCCTAAATTGGACAGTTGAGAAGCACCCAACCGTGATTCCATCTATGAAAGGGGAAACAAGAACCATGTTTTGCATTCAACGAGTTCTATTGAAAGAAATGTGTCAGATGAATGCATTCTGCTTAGATGATTCTTAGGTCAACACAAGGTCTTTCCTGATTCTTTTCCTGACATGTACGTTTCTGAAACTGCAGCACTCCATTTGAGTTGCACGATGACTCATATGTACTAAAAGAATTGAGGTTCTGTGGACGAGAACAACATACCGGTACTCAAGAGCCAAGCTCAAATGGAGGTGAGACCTCAAGCGTGCCGAATATTTATCAGCATCCTGGAAGGCCAAATAATGGTACAGTTAGATTACCAAGCTCGCCCCCTATTCCAGGAATCCTGAAAGGGCGTGTGAAGCATGAGCATTAGCGCTAGGTTTATTTGTTTATTGGCCTTGTTGTCTGAGTTGTTTGTTTTACTACATTTCTgatttcttctttgtgtaaagGGCCTGTAAATTATTGGGCATGGGGAAGAGTAGTTTGATCCGATCTAGCTCTGCACCGGATTGGTAGAACGATGGGTGCCCTGACTAATTCTAACCGTCTTTTGATCTGTTCCTTTCTTATGGCTGAGAAAAGTATTGACGGGATGTAATTGTGTAGAGCATTGTAAAATAGTTAACGTTTGATTTGGGTGAAATTTCAGCAGGTTGCGTACTTCATTCTAAGCACATGAATCTTGTGCGTAGTCTAaagtgtccccccccccccctcttacaTCACACGTCAATCTTATTAGTCTGATCTGCCTAATGCCGCTGATACCACTTAATCATTATCACTTCACAATAATAAGGCTAATAAAACTAATGTTGTCTCTAATCACCATCACCTAGATATAACTAAGAGCGTGCATAGTTATTGATGAACCCTGCGATGAAACAGAAGGGCTCGCGACATGGCGCGAGAAGAAGGCCCTCCTATTATTGGATAACACCTCGAAAGAAAGCCTCTCGTCGCGTCGACCGCTCCGCTCAGCTCGGAGTCACCCCTGTTGACCACCTCTGCATGCGAGCGGTATAAGCGTGGCCCGGACGAGACGTGGCATCGCAAGGACACCCCTCTGCACGATGGACGCCCGCgtggtcttcttcctcctcgccgccgcggcggcggcgccgcagACCTCCGCGCAGCTCGCCTCCGGGTTCTACAAGACGTCGTGCCCGGACGCCGATAAGATCATCTTCGGCGTCGTCGAGAAGCGGTTCAAGGTGGATCCCGGCACCGCCTCCAGCCTCCTCCGCCTCgtcttccacgactgcttcgcAAACGTAACACGCCGACCCATCACTCCATTAGTCGTTCGttgttacatgcatgcatgctcgcaGTTGGTGGCAGCGTGACATGCTGGTTGCGTTCTCCGTTCCTGCTCCTGATGCATGGGTGGTCTCCAGGGCTGCGACGCGTCCATCTTGATCGACCCGCTGTCGAATCAGGCCGCGGAGAAGGAGGCGGGCCCGAACATCTCGGTGAAAGGGTACGACATCATCGACGACATCAAGACGGAGCTGGAGAAGCAGTGCCCGAACGTGGTGTCGTGCGCGGACATCCTCGCGGTCAGCGCCCGCGACGCGGTGCGGTTGACCGGCGGCCCCGCCTACGAGGTCACCACGGGCCGGCGCGACTCGCTCGTATCCAAACGCGAGGACGCCGACAACCTGCCGGGCCCCGACATTGCGTTGCCCAAGCTCATGAAGATGTTCTCCACCAGGGGCTTCAGCGTCGAGGAGATGACCGTGCTCCTCGCCGGCGGTCACACCATCGGCACGTGCAAGTGCTTCTTCATCGAGAACGACGCCGCGCCCATCGACCCGGAGTACAAGAAGAACATCAGCATTGCTTGCGACGGCCGGAACCAGGACAAAGGCGCCGTCCCCTTAGACCAAATCACGCCCAACGTCTTCGACAGCAACTACTTTGGCCTCGTGCTGGCCAAGAAGATGCCACTCACCTTCGACCGGCTCATGGGGCTGGACCCGAGGACGGAGCCCATAGTCAAGGCCATGGCGGCCAGGCCCGAGGACTTCATCCCCAAGTTCGCCAAGGCCATGGAGAAGCTCATCGTCCTCAAAGTTCTCACGGGGAAGGACGGCGAGATCAGGAGGTCGTGCTCCGAGTTCAACAACCCGCAGCCAACCAACGACGGCACGTCGGTGATACGGATCAGCTCGTTACAACCCGACCAGATGCAGGGTGTGGCTCAGCCAGGGGCGACGAAGGGCGCCGCGGAGGCAAGGAAGGTGGGAGGCCGCGCGGATAGCAGAAAGGTGAACGGACTCGAGGGGATCAACAAAGCGGTCGCCGGAGAGGATCTCAGGAAGGTGAACGACGGCGAGGGGAAAAGCAAAGCGACCGCCGGAAAGGGGACACAAAAGGTCACCGTCAacgaagaaggagccaacaAGTTGGCGAGTGGCGCGGAGGTCGGTGAGGCCGCAGGCAATGAGGCGCCACCCAAGGTTATGGGCGGCGAGACCCCCATCAAGGTGTCCGGCGGCGAGGAGATACAAAAGGTCACCGGCAACAACGAAGCCAACAATTTGGCGAGTGGCGCAGAGATCGGTATGGCCGCTGGCAATGAGGCGGCCCCCGAGGTTATGCGCGGAGTAGACATCAACAAGGTCGCGGATACGCAAGCGGCGGGCGGCGTGGAGATCCCGAAGGTGGTTGGTGGTGGCGAGGCGGCTGGCAATGCGGCACGCGCCAGCGTGGGAAACACTAAGGTCATGGACAACGACCAAGCTGCAGCCAACAAGGTGGCAAGCGGCGAGGGGACCAAGAAAGTCGAAGGCAGCGACGCGGCCAACCTGGTTACAAACAATGCGGATATCAGCAAGGTCGCCGGCGGCAACGAGGTAGCCAACAACGTGGCAGGCAACAAGGAGAACAAGAAAGTGACCGGTGGCGCCGAGGAGATGACCAGGAAGGCCACCGTTGGCATCCAAGTGGCCGGCGAGGTGGCAGCAGGCAACGCAGAGATCAACCAGGCCGTGGGCCCTGAGGCGAGCAACAAGGTCATTAGGAGTGTCGAGACCAATAGGGTCGTCGGCGACGAGCCGGCCAGCAAGTTgcccgacgaggaggaggtcaaGAAGTCGAAACTCCGAGGCGGACAACAGTAGATGAAGCAACCAGCCGCACGGCACTGACTGTACGTACGCTTTCTTGTTTGTAGAAGGGACGAGCAACGTACCACGTACGGCTAATTAGTAGGTATAATTAATTGCACAAAACGTTGTGTCGTATTTTTAACCGCGACTAAAAATCTTGATCGTTTTTTGCACACTTTTTAATCTTTACTCGATTTTAGGGTGACCGTGTGAATCCCGATAAATTTAGAGGATAAGTTGCGGTTTTGAGCTTCACGGATGACTTCTTGGGTTAGAGGAAGTATCCACGCCGCAGCCCAAAATTATGCCCAGCCTTCCACGTGTAGCTGCAAGGCAAAATAGAGGCCATCGAGACCCTCCACGGCTCCACGAACCCCCACCAGTAAACCGTGTGAAACAAAGCGAACGACGGTGGCGAGCGCGGGACGCTCGAGCGGCACACGCTCCCGTCCAATGCACGGTGCGCCCGCCCGAGGAATCCCCAGTATCCAACGGTTCGCAGACTCACGGCCAGGGCAACGAACCAGCCAGCCAACCAACGCCTGCCCTGCCTGCGCTTGTGCCCCGTGCCTATCGCATCTGCTCAACCAATTCCTCCCCGTAGGCGCACAATCGCATACGACCCGCCTGGACCTGGACCTGTGCCGCTTCGGAGATCAACAAGCGATTTCTCAATTCCTGCATGCCCCTCACGTCGAGGTGCCAAGAGTGGTGGGGTGGGGGGAGCTCGATCGGGTAGGCTGACATGAAGCAAATTTATAGAATCCGATAGTAAAAGACCTCCGTGAGACCCTTCCTACGCGTGATATTTCAGTTATGTTGACCCCT of Phragmites australis chromosome 3, lpPhrAust1.1, whole genome shotgun sequence contains these proteins:
- the LOC133911615 gene encoding transcription factor-like protein DPB isoform X1 → MVSGVAHRPDEDGAAQRPPPPAGAGARASLGTPTPSGGAYSASTSGGSAGSPSSRSEQHAPDGAGKGAAAPAAASTPASESTFLRLNNLDINGDDAPSLQAPARKKKKRGARAVGPDKGNRGLRQFSMKVCEKVESKGRTTYNEVADELVAEFSDPSNNIESPDPDNPNAQQYDEKNIRRRVYDALNVLMAMDIISKDKKEIQWKGLPRTSINDIEELKTELVGLKGRIEKKSAYLQELQDQYVGLQNLVQRNEQLYGSGNTPSGGVALPFILVQTRPHATVEVEISEDMQLVHFDFNSTPFELHDDSYVLKELRFCGREQHTGTQEPSSNGGETSSVPNIYQHPGRPNNGTVRLPSSPPIPGILKGRVKHEH
- the LOC133911615 gene encoding transcription factor-like protein DPB isoform X2, yielding MVSGVAHRPDEDGAAQRPPPPAGAGARASLGTPTPSGGAYSASTSGGSAGSPSSRSEQHAPDGAGKGAAAPAAASTPASESTFLRLNNLDINGDDAPSLQAPARKKKKRGARAVGPDKGNRGLRQFSMKVCEKVESKGRTTYNEVADELVAEFSDPSNNIESPDPDNPNAQQYDEKNIRRRVYDALNVLMAMDIISKDKKEIQWKGLPRTSINDIEELKTELVGLKGRIEKKSAYLQELQDQVCKTWFNEMSSYTVQETHLQVEWLCHLSWSRHDLMQL
- the LOC133910892 gene encoding uncharacterized protein LOC133910892 — translated: MDARVVFFLLAAAAAAPQTSAQLASGFYKTSCPDADKIIFGVVEKRFKVDPGTASSLLRLVFHDCFANGCDASILIDPLSNQAAEKEAGPNISVKGYDIIDDIKTELEKQCPNVVSCADILAVSARDAVRLTGGPAYEVTTGRRDSLVSKREDADNLPGPDIALPKLMKMFSTRGFSVEEMTVLLAGGHTIGTCKCFFIENDAAPIDPEYKKNISIACDGRNQDKGAVPLDQITPNVFDSNYFGLVLAKKMPLTFDRLMGLDPRTEPIVKAMAARPEDFIPKFAKAMEKLIVLKVLTGKDGEIRRSCSEFNNPQPTNDGTSVIRISSLQPDQMQGVAQPGATKGAAEARKVGGRADSRKVNGLEGINKAVAGEDLRKVNDGEGKSKATAGKGTQKVTVNEEGANKLASGAEVGEAAGNEAPPKVMGGETPIKVSGGEEIQKVTGNNEANNLASGAEIGMAAGNEAAPEVMRGVDINKVADTQAAGGVEIPKVVGGGEAAGNAARASVGNTKVMDNDQAAANKVASGEGTKKVEGSDAANLVTNNADISKVAGGNEVANNVAGNKENKKVTGGAEEMTRKATVGIQVAGEVAAGNAEINQAVGPEASNKVIRSVETNRVVGDEPASKLPDEEEVKKSKLRGGQQ